The genomic interval GAGGTTGTTCCGTCACAACCCTGTATCATGAGGTGcaaatcagccaatcagaaaatcGGAATTCGAACAGTGTCTGAAAGTTGAATAATTAGTTGAATAATAAAGATTGGCGTTAAATACGCCACATAATTTACAGAGTTAGCGATACTGCAATAGCGCTGCATTTatctttaatatatttttttaacggTGTCAGAAGACTCTTGCAGTTAACTGAGTCTTGTTGGAACTCTTGGCTCAATTTAAGAAGCTTTTCATCAGCTTCGAATTCTCTTCAAAAAGCATATCCAGCATTTAGTTTGTCGAAGTGGTTAAGACCAATGAGTTAACAAGTCTTTGCGTACGGAGGTCAGTACGGGATTTCAGATGTCACCAATAACCAATAGTCTGATGCGTACACGTATTATCCATTCATCATAACATATGAATGTAGTGCTGACTTCTAAGTAAAAGTGTGACGAAATTGCTGTCAAGGTTTCCCAACAAAAaagacggctaagaaatgtgcaaagttttaaaacgcacgcgctttgcttttgttcttgtcattagatcttttgttttgttacgaTCTCTTTGCCGTCGCCTTGGTGGTTTTCTTAAAGTCCATAGTAGTAAGGAGTTTAAATAAAGACGACGGCGACGCCGTAGGCAACGtcaattaaaaagaaacttcTATCGGTTTTACCTCCGATTCTCGCGATACTCTCAAGTCATTTAGTTTGTTGCTTACTGTCAAAACTATTTCGCGCAACTGGGTATGGAACACAGCGTTAatagaaatttacaaaattagcCATCGTCGTTCACTTTCTCCGGACGacgcaaagtttggtcatttcacgttgttgttgtGCAGGACGctaagaaatttacaaagatttacaACGCACGTGCACAGCCATCGTTCTGCTCATTCAACCTTCTATTTATTGACGTTCTGTTGccgttgccgtcgtggttttcttcAACTCCCTACTGAATCTTTAACGCAGCGGTATCCTTTGTCGGCGGCAAGGAAGATCAACAAATAATTGTTATCGGCAACGAAGTCGTAGGGGAGCATTtcgaaaacttaattttttctaCCACAGACATCGTTTGTGTTCCGTGTTACGTGCTTGTAATGCTTTCGATATTCTCCTTGCATGTCCGATGAAAAAACTAGCACAATCAATTCAACAACTGAACGAACTTTggttcgtgtagtgtgatcgtccgggtgagtgtagttctgaaaaaaactgttgttggtgacaacaacagttcttttcagaactacactcacccggacgatcacactacacgaactactgatactcctgggttcaaaccatttactttactGAACGAACTTTATTTATCCCTTACCTTGACTACAGTTAAAAATgtcacaatattttaaaattatgaaagtaaGGTGGTAACTGACGGCCCAAAATAACCTTAAAGCgggtaagtttaaaaaaaaactgtggtcctgcgtcggtgggagagtgtatagcaggtaatttagtgttaacaactgagttgaaaacgtaaatttgccatcataaaaaataaaaaagctgacgtttcgagcgttagcccttcgtcagagcccaATCGCTAACCTTAGTTGGGTAAAAATCTCAAGTTGCCTCTTGATTATGTAATTTTGCAGTTTATGGCCGGTATAGTTGAAACAAAGAGCTTACGATGTGTAAAGTATGTAAATGAAGTTTAGAAAAAATTAGTAGACAGCGCACATACTGCTAGAAATATTGAGGGTGAGATGAGAAGTTGATACTTTAATTTGCGCTTGAAAGAGGATGAGGTTGAGCTTTTGATATCTTCATTTATTGAATTCCAAATTACACGGCCATGAATTTGGGTAACGAATTTCCCATAATTAGTTCTTATCTTAGGAACGTGATTTCAGAAAACATTTCATCCTGGAGCTTATCCGATCTGTCTGCTATTTGGCCAAGGAGCCTATGGAGCACTGAATTGATTTATTTAGGCAAAGTTTATTGGCTATAATTTTAGGGTTAAAAGTAAACTGAATTAATTATTGACTTGATTACGAGGTGATGCTTTGTCTTCCCGTTTTGCATATCTTAATCAGTCCTTCGGTTTACTCCTCGCCtacttgttcaaatttttacaGAATTTTCCGACAAAATGAAGAGCCTGGTGTTAATACTTATTTTGTCCGTGATGTTTCAAGCCAAAGCAAAGAAGACTCCTGATTACATTTACAAAGCGGCTGCCCAGGTGAGGGTGTTTTTACTCAGACATATatatcttttttctctctttggtGTGTGTTATCGTCTTTCATTATACCAGCTGCAATGTTACATTCTAACCGTCTCAGCTCAACAATTTTGGATCGTAGCCGCCGATATAATTTGACAGTTTTCTCTATGGAAATgacaattcaaaattttaaactgaagtgcaaaaataaaatactgaTGAAGACTGAAAAATTATATTCTGAAGAGGAAGTTTATTATAACACATGagtttttctctttgtccctttaaattatttgtaatcAATGTCGATTGAATTTGTGTACATACGTGTAAGTGCACGATTACGAGTACGTTCTGGAATTTTTGCGCACGAGGGACGTTTTGAAAGTTGAGAGCACGAGCCGTGGGTTCGAGCAATATGGAAACCTTTCGGAACATCTCGAGTGACTCAAGAACGAGAAGAGTGCGAGCATGGCATAATGTTTTTCGTTCCTCAAATTTTCATCTGGTCGCTTTCTATGCCACCATGTCCATTCGAGGGATTCACATAGCTTTAAACACTTTTcaacgtttttgaaaatataatatTCGATAGTTTGTATGCTATTTTGTAAACACCCTTGAAAACATCGATAACGAAAGATGGTCTCGATATGCTGTCTCACTTCCAGAATGGTGGCATTGAAGTAatctgataaataatttatccGAAATTAACAGCTGGCATTTTTGTATTTGATCAAACTATACGTGTATATGAAATATCCTATAAGCGAATGATTTATCAAAAATCATCCCCACAGATTTGCAAGCCGTATTTCCTCCAGTGCAAACAAAATCCCGATAGAGGGATAAGCGGCTGCTTTCAGGATGTGTACAAAACCTGTATTCCGTCGGTAAGTTATTACTACGTTCTGTAAACTTTTGGGGCTAATTACTCCAAATTATTGCACAGACTTCAATTTGACATCCATGATGAGGGGATTAAAACAAATGCTTGGTCTGCAAACCTTGGAATATATTGGCACCTTGAAATCCGCATATAttctgttttctacttttagtGGATAAAAAAACCGAATGAAAGAATAGATATATAAGGAATTCATTTAACTGAATAAATGGAAAACTGAGTTAGTAAGTTATCTAATGAACCACAATTCTTAATGTTTGCCTACTTGTTTATCTGTTAACTTATAAATTTGTTCTTctttatgaaatttttaattctttgactTTATACTTGCATAAATGATTGCTAAAGCAGTAACTCACAAATATGAGTGACAGCCTACAACTGCATCTTGTTTGGGAATGAGCAGCAACTTTGTCAACAACATTTCCCAGTCATTAGTTCTCGCCTAAGGGAGGAGCTCTGGAATATTTTCATGTTCCACCACCCCCCTGCCCCTCATCATAGGCAGAGACTTGTCaatcaattttcattattattttccatCATACGTTTTTGGCAACGACTGCCGTTCTGAAAACCGTGTGGTCCCACCAGAGTCCTCCAACCCCGGCCCTCCCCTCCCCAGTTGATAGAGGATGAATGGTCCCCAGAGAAACATCATGACAATCTTAAATTATACAACCATCAGGCAAATCTCCCAAAAGATCTCGGGGTATTTACTTTTTTCAGAGAGATGCGTGACCCTTAACAATATTGTCTCTATTTTATAGTTCCGTGAGGAATTTCAGGCCATCGAGAAATGTGTTGTTGACGCTGGAGATAATTTGGAGTCTGCGATGACGTGCACTAAAGGATTCACAGAAGCCTGAAAGGCTCTTTTTCTCTCAACcaaggaattaaaaaaggaacagaaTGTATTTAGTATAGGGGTTAATATatgttaaaaatcaaacaagaatcAGTAGAAATGTCCCAATCAATTTTAGAAGATTTACTTTCAGGCAtgtatatttgtttgttttaagtatACAAAGGCGGTCTAGGAAATAAAGGTCTTTGCAAATTACGTTTTGCGACTTGTGCGTCTGTctgtttttgtctcttttcgtttctttctttgtttaatttgttttttagtaaAGGAAAAGCCCTCGAGCAGTATGACTACTAGTCTGACACAACACAGCCATTTCATATCGCTACTCAATCCAATATTGGCagaaacgaaataaatttaCCCCTCACAACGAAAGGAggaattctgtttttttttcttttttttaattatatttaatTGTATAACTTGATACATAACGAGCAATTTTGTGCGACTTTTCAATTGAAGAAAGAAGCGTCATAAAAAGTTATTCCAGAAAAGAAAGCTGCGTTTGTTTATGtctttttttacttaaactACTTACCGACAAGACTTCACAGTTTCAGTGACTGCGATAACACATTTTGTGTGTGACTGACACGAAACGCTGTTCCGAAATAACTTCCCTTTATAAAGTACTTAGTTTTTTACAAATCTTGTGGCACTTTCTTGGGAAATATTACATCTGAATAAACAGAGTTTTCAAATTGAATGGCTCAAACATTCTGGGATAGGAACTTCGGTAAAgacattgaaattaaaactactcgaCTCTACTTCCTGTGGCatggtgacaagaaaagaaatatcCTGTTAATTTCCTCATTTCAGATCTGATAAGAAGTTTCTGCGAGTTTCATTGCATAtgatatttatttgaaatttatatcTTGATCTATGGACTGTACATTGTTGATGTCACTGGTGGGCACTTATTTTCGGATAATAACATTTAATGAAAAGTTTTCGACTTGAGAATGATTGACACTTTCAAACGAGGTCGCACTTGAAGTAAACGTTGAATAGAAACAATTCATACAAATATATAGGGAAACATTTTCGAATAAAAGTCCATTTCAACTGATCTGGGTATAGATCACCACTGGATCCTgctcaaaaatttaaaatggctCCCTTCCTTACTTTTTAACCGCGTGGGATCCTTTAGGAAGgaggaaagtaaaaaaattttaccaaagtTCAGTTTTCCCTAAATTTCGTTTGGAATACTTTTGCAGCAGATTTCATTGTCACCTCCACCTCGTGAGGAAAAAAGGATTATTGCTCTACGATTTGTTAGAAATCCTTATGAAGACTCTAATTCGTCTGAGACTGAGGTTAGTATGTCTTCAAGTTTTCTCAGTAACAGATGAAGTAAAGTGTGTTTTGGATGTTTCCTTTTCAGCTAACCGGATCAGTTATTTTCGGTCGTTACAGATAGTTAGATGAGTTCGAAAATCAAAGAATATCCTTGGTTATTCTTCCAGAAAATTCTGTTGCTAAGGAACACTATTGACCGGGCCATGGACAAGATTCCAGGCTTTATGTTTTCAATTACTGTAGAACCTCCTAACTCCCTTATCTCGAGCCTAGTTAACTCGAAACCCCCGATAACTCAAACAAGATCCGATTTCCCTTGGATTTGACCCCATTTTTCAAGTCAGTTATTATCAGCTAACTCGAACTCGGTCTACTTGAAGTAATTTTACTTTCTCTTGGCTCGTATTTACCCTGAGAACTTgagctttaaataaaaaaagtcgGTCGGTAAGAATGTAGCTGATTGACATTTCCCGCTCTTTAACGAGCCGGTCTCAATGAAGTTCACCGAGAGCCATAAAACAGCCAAAAGATTTATCCTTTAGgcgtaaaattgacaaattcCACCGTTTATCGAAAAAGTTAaccttcaaaataatttgtggTGAAAGCAATGGAATGATATTAattgttagccgtaaaatggcccaaatttaaccgttagccgtaaacgTCGTC from Pocillopora verrucosa isolate sample1 chromosome 14, ASM3666991v2, whole genome shotgun sequence carries:
- the LOC131777423 gene encoding uncharacterized protein, with protein sequence MKSLVLILILSVMFQAKAKKTPDYIYKAAAQICKPYFLQCKQNPDRGISGCFQDVYKTCIPSFREEFQAIEKCVVDAGDNLESAMTCTKGFTEA